From a single Vitis vinifera cultivar Pinot Noir 40024 chromosome 18, ASM3070453v1 genomic region:
- the LOC100259095 gene encoding LOW QUALITY PROTEIN: putative wall-associated receptor kinase-like 16 (The sequence of the model RefSeq protein was modified relative to this genomic sequence to represent the inferred CDS: inserted 1 base in 1 codon), whose protein sequence is MVLGIAAIALLATEGPNGCYDVDECEDPKLNDCTDRCTNTIGGYNCSCPWGHHGHGRGKDGCTADQLLFIKITIGVGVGLIVLLTSSSWLYWILKKRKFLKVKEKYFRQNGGLILEQQLSKREGSNERSKIFTAEELEKATNKYNESKIIGRGGFGIVYKGILSDGRVVAIKKSKMVDQSQVGQFINEVVVLSQINHRNIVKLLGCCLETEVPLLVYEFVTNGTLFDYIHKENKVSPISWETRIRIAAETAGVLSYLHSAASPPIIHRDIKSNNILLDDNYTXKVSDFGTSRLVPQDQMQLSTMVQGTLGYLDPEYLLTSQLTEKSDVYSFGVVLVELLTGMKALSFDKSEEERSLAMYFLSSLKENRLFQLLEDNISHEVNGEELNEVALLAKRCLELKGEDRPTMKEVAMELEGMRKMKMHPWIGELNSEETIHLLDESSNTHQYDTNGNVTTVYDSIRDHITLPLHNAR, encoded by the exons ATGGTCCTGGGTATCGCTGCTATTGCTCTGTTGGCTACCGAGGGCCCCAATGGCTGCTATG ATGTTGACGAGTGTGAAGATCCAAAACTCAACGACTGCACCGACCGCTGTACTAACACTATAGGAGGTTACAATTGCTCTTGCCCATGGGGTCACCATGGGCATGGGAGAGGCAAAGATGGTTGCACCGCGGATCAATTGCTATTCATTAAGATTACTATTG GTGTAGGCGTCGGTCTTATAGTATTGTTGACAAGTAGCTCATGGTTGTACTGGATACTCAAGAAAAGGAAGTTTCTCAAAGTCAAAGAAAAGTATTTTCGACAAAATGGTGGTTTGATTTTAGAACAACAACTTTCTAAACGAGAAGGATCCAACGAAAGAAGCAAGATTTTTACAGCAGAAGAGCTTGAAAAAGCCACCAACAAATATAATGAAAGCAAAATCATTGGTCGAGGAGGATTCGGTATTGTTTACAAAGGAATTTTAAGTGACGGTAGAGTGGTTGCTATCAAGAAGTCAAAGATGGTGGATCAAAGCCAAGTTGGGCAATTCATAAATGAGGTAGTTGTTCTATCCCAAATCAATCATAGAAACATAGTCAAGCTCCTAGGTTGTTGCTTGGAGACAGAAGTTCCTTTACTTGTTTATGAATTTGTTACAAATGGCACATTGTTTGACTACATACACAAAGAAAACAAAGTGTCTCCCATTTCATGGGAAACACGTATAAGAATTGCTGCAGAAACTGCTGGAGTGTTATCATATTTACATTCAGCAGCATCTCCACCAATTATCCATAGGGATATTAAATCtaataatattcttttggaCGACAATTATA GCAAAGTGTCCGATTTTGGAACTTCAAGATTAGTTCCACAAGATCAAATGCAGTTATCTACCATGGTACAAGGAACTTTGGGGTACTTGGATCCTGAGTATTTACTGACAAGTCAATTGACTGAGAAAAgtgatgtttatagttttggagtCGTCCTTGTGGAGCTATTAACAGGAATGAAGGCACTTTCTTTTGACAAATCTGAGGAAGAGAGAAGTCTAGctatgtattttctttcttctttgaaaGAAAATCGTTTATTTCAACTTCTTGAGGACAATATATCGCACGAGGTAAATGGTGAAGAACTCAATGAAGTTGCTTTGCTTGCAAAGAGATGTTTGGAATTAAAAGGTGAAGATAGACCTACTATGAAGGAAGTAGCAATGGAACTTGAAGgtatgagaaaaatgaaaatgcatCCATGGATTGGTGAATTGAATTCAGAAGAGACGATTCACTTACTTGATGAATCCTCGAATACTCATCAATATGATACTAATGGTAATGTCACGACTGTGTATGATAGCATTAGGGATCATATAACATTACCATTACATAATGCTAGATAA